One window from the genome of Dioscorea cayenensis subsp. rotundata cultivar TDr96_F1 chromosome 3, TDr96_F1_v2_PseudoChromosome.rev07_lg8_w22 25.fasta, whole genome shotgun sequence encodes:
- the LOC120256422 gene encoding protein CHLOROPLAST IMPORT APPARATUS 2-like isoform X2, with the protein MSSPCLTGGGRTLGFELDLVKASSPLSRSLQSSSPSSTISESSSSQLTISNKKPRTPRKRPNQSYNEAAALLSFTYPSIFSSSSLRHHPAFPHESPPLLPPFPNPSDSAFLLHEPSPEQPSFRIQSSSSPTSFCVASTAPQPIQVDAIEDDFDAESLLDEEPSGEGIDSIFGDNPSSLSASSCVNPCIASLMGFGLRFNVNLRRALKKVDDGDWWRSPRVAVNDILPKFKALSASPPLEKSKKKKKVEKEETKPPLDCNGGKEKATTLARLNLKLDYSEVMKCWADKDSPFGDSGLPESSADDLLMDLFLETENGVGGGREACVQRYKEKRRTRLFSKKIRYQVRKVNADRRPRMKGRFVKSPALLHETMEVESL; encoded by the exons ATGTCTTCTCCTTGCCTCACTGGCGGTGGCCGGACATTAGGGTTTGAGCTCGACCTCGTGAAGGCATCGTCGCCGTTGTCGCGATCCTTACAATCGTCTTCGCCGTCGTCGACCATCTCTGAATCGAGCTCATCTCAACTAACAATCTCCAATAAGAAACCTAGAACTCCTCGCAAGCGCCCTAATCAATCCTACAACGAAGCTGCTGCTCTTCTCTCCTTCACCTATCCTTCCatattctcctcttcttctcttcgtCATCACCCTGCTTTTCCCCATGAATCCCCTCCCCTCCTCCCCCCTTTCCCTAATCCCTCCGACTCTGCTTTCCTTCTCCACGAACCATCCCCTGAACAACCATCCTTTCGGATCCAATCGAGCTCCAGCCCCACCTCCTTTTGTGTTGCTTCTACTGCTCCTCAACCTATCCAGGTCGACGCCATTGAGGACGACTTTGATGCTGAGTCCTTGCTTGACGAGGAACCCTCCGGCGAAGGCATTGATAGCATCTTCGGTGATAATCCTTCGAGTTTGTCCGCGAGTTCTTGCGTCAATCCTTGCATTGCAAGCTTAATGGGGTTTGGGCTGAGATTCAATGTGAATCTTCGTCGAGCTTTGAAAAAAGTGGATGATGGGGATTGGTGGCGGTCGCCGAGGGTCGCTGTGAATGATATACTCCCAAAGTTCAAGGCTTTGTCGGCATCACCGCCATTAGAGaagagcaagaagaagaagaaggtggagaAGGAGGAGACAAAGCCGCCATTAGATTGCAATGGCGGGAAAGAGAAAGCTACGACTTTGGCGAGGTTGAATCTCAAGCTTGACTATTCTGAGGTGATGAAGTGCTGGGCTGACAAAGACTCTCCTTTTGGTGACTCCGGCTTACCGGAATCTTCCGCCGATGATCTTCTG ATGGATTTGTTTTTGGAAACGGAGAATGGGGTTGGTGGAGGGAGAGAAGCATGTGTGCAGAGGTACAAAGAGAAACGAAGAACAAGGTTGTTTTCCAAGAAGATTAGGTACCAAGTCCGGAAAGTTAATGCTGATAGGAGGCCACGCATGAAG GGTAGGTTTGTCAAAAGTCCTGCTCTTCTTCATGAAACAATGGAGGTAGAAAGTTTGTAG
- the LOC120256422 gene encoding protein CHLOROPLAST IMPORT APPARATUS 2-like isoform X1: MSSPCLTGGGRTLGFELDLVKASSPLSRSLQSSSPSSTISESSSSQLTISNKKPRTPRKRPNQSYNEAAALLSFTYPSIFSSSSLRHHPAFPHESPPLLPPFPNPSDSAFLLHEPSPEQPSFRIQSSSSPTSFCVASTAPQPIQVDAIEDDFDAESLLDEEPSGEGIDSIFGDNPSSLSASSCVNPCIASLMGFGLRFNVNLRRALKKVDDGDWWRSPRVAVNDILPKFKALSASPPLEKSKKKKKVEKEETKPPLDCNGGKEKATTLARLNLKLDYSEVMKCWADKDSPFGDSGLPESSADDLLMDLFLETENGVGGGREACVQRYKEKRRTRLFSKKIRYQVRKVNADRRPRMKASGRFVKSPALLHETMEVESL, encoded by the exons ATGTCTTCTCCTTGCCTCACTGGCGGTGGCCGGACATTAGGGTTTGAGCTCGACCTCGTGAAGGCATCGTCGCCGTTGTCGCGATCCTTACAATCGTCTTCGCCGTCGTCGACCATCTCTGAATCGAGCTCATCTCAACTAACAATCTCCAATAAGAAACCTAGAACTCCTCGCAAGCGCCCTAATCAATCCTACAACGAAGCTGCTGCTCTTCTCTCCTTCACCTATCCTTCCatattctcctcttcttctcttcgtCATCACCCTGCTTTTCCCCATGAATCCCCTCCCCTCCTCCCCCCTTTCCCTAATCCCTCCGACTCTGCTTTCCTTCTCCACGAACCATCCCCTGAACAACCATCCTTTCGGATCCAATCGAGCTCCAGCCCCACCTCCTTTTGTGTTGCTTCTACTGCTCCTCAACCTATCCAGGTCGACGCCATTGAGGACGACTTTGATGCTGAGTCCTTGCTTGACGAGGAACCCTCCGGCGAAGGCATTGATAGCATCTTCGGTGATAATCCTTCGAGTTTGTCCGCGAGTTCTTGCGTCAATCCTTGCATTGCAAGCTTAATGGGGTTTGGGCTGAGATTCAATGTGAATCTTCGTCGAGCTTTGAAAAAAGTGGATGATGGGGATTGGTGGCGGTCGCCGAGGGTCGCTGTGAATGATATACTCCCAAAGTTCAAGGCTTTGTCGGCATCACCGCCATTAGAGaagagcaagaagaagaagaaggtggagaAGGAGGAGACAAAGCCGCCATTAGATTGCAATGGCGGGAAAGAGAAAGCTACGACTTTGGCGAGGTTGAATCTCAAGCTTGACTATTCTGAGGTGATGAAGTGCTGGGCTGACAAAGACTCTCCTTTTGGTGACTCCGGCTTACCGGAATCTTCCGCCGATGATCTTCTG ATGGATTTGTTTTTGGAAACGGAGAATGGGGTTGGTGGAGGGAGAGAAGCATGTGTGCAGAGGTACAAAGAGAAACGAAGAACAAGGTTGTTTTCCAAGAAGATTAGGTACCAAGTCCGGAAAGTTAATGCTGATAGGAGGCCACGCATGAAGGCAAGT GGTAGGTTTGTCAAAAGTCCTGCTCTTCTTCATGAAACAATGGAGGTAGAAAGTTTGTAG
- the LOC120256422 gene encoding protein CHLOROPLAST IMPORT APPARATUS 2-like isoform X3 yields the protein MSSPCLTGGGRTLGFELDLVKASSPLSRSLQSSSPSSTISESSSSQLTISNKKPRTPRKRPNQSYNEAAALLSFTYPSIFSSSSLRHHPAFPHESPPLLPPFPNPSDSAFLLHEPSPEQPSFRIQSSSSPTSFCVASTAPQPIQVDAIEDDFDAESLLDEEPSGEGIDSIFGDNPSSLSASSCVNPCIASLMGFGLRFNVNLRRALKKVDDGDWWRSPRVAVNDILPKFKALSASPPLEKSKKKKKVEKEETKPPLDCNGGKEKATTLARLNLKLDYSEVMKCWADKDSPFGDSGLPESSADDLLGRFVKSPALLHETMEVESL from the exons ATGTCTTCTCCTTGCCTCACTGGCGGTGGCCGGACATTAGGGTTTGAGCTCGACCTCGTGAAGGCATCGTCGCCGTTGTCGCGATCCTTACAATCGTCTTCGCCGTCGTCGACCATCTCTGAATCGAGCTCATCTCAACTAACAATCTCCAATAAGAAACCTAGAACTCCTCGCAAGCGCCCTAATCAATCCTACAACGAAGCTGCTGCTCTTCTCTCCTTCACCTATCCTTCCatattctcctcttcttctcttcgtCATCACCCTGCTTTTCCCCATGAATCCCCTCCCCTCCTCCCCCCTTTCCCTAATCCCTCCGACTCTGCTTTCCTTCTCCACGAACCATCCCCTGAACAACCATCCTTTCGGATCCAATCGAGCTCCAGCCCCACCTCCTTTTGTGTTGCTTCTACTGCTCCTCAACCTATCCAGGTCGACGCCATTGAGGACGACTTTGATGCTGAGTCCTTGCTTGACGAGGAACCCTCCGGCGAAGGCATTGATAGCATCTTCGGTGATAATCCTTCGAGTTTGTCCGCGAGTTCTTGCGTCAATCCTTGCATTGCAAGCTTAATGGGGTTTGGGCTGAGATTCAATGTGAATCTTCGTCGAGCTTTGAAAAAAGTGGATGATGGGGATTGGTGGCGGTCGCCGAGGGTCGCTGTGAATGATATACTCCCAAAGTTCAAGGCTTTGTCGGCATCACCGCCATTAGAGaagagcaagaagaagaagaaggtggagaAGGAGGAGACAAAGCCGCCATTAGATTGCAATGGCGGGAAAGAGAAAGCTACGACTTTGGCGAGGTTGAATCTCAAGCTTGACTATTCTGAGGTGATGAAGTGCTGGGCTGACAAAGACTCTCCTTTTGGTGACTCCGGCTTACCGGAATCTTCCGCCGATGATCTTCTG GGTAGGTTTGTCAAAAGTCCTGCTCTTCTTCATGAAACAATGGAGGTAGAAAGTTTGTAG
- the LOC120252993 gene encoding probable aminodeoxychorismate synthase, chloroplastic yields MATSFVIRSSFSPSILRSGAASSPPRSPASMCLRRRDSWEDTPVRTLLIDNYDSYTYNIFQALSVVNRVPPVVVRNDEWTWEYARYCLYDEKAFDNIVISPGPGSPTCSVDIGICPQILLECKDVPVLGVCLGHQALGFVHGARIVHAPEPVHGRLSEIEHTGCCLFSNIPSGRRSGFRVVRYHSLIIDPESLPSELIPTAWTSSLATLSFLEAQESCMKHHPLHSPDFASAVMEGLELSRHATLEDCKCSKILMGVMHHTWPHYGLQFHPESVATSHGRQIFQNFKKITVDYGLRSSQHYGRKVHACGKSRLFQVFHPSLSAKEPNNGKPLNDNLMDFKSPLSGNSIDDLNKGDKKHLRLEWKKINCLLNQVGGPENIFCKLFGDKCGKDAFWLDSSSTDQKRARFSFMGGKGGPMWKQITFRLSDKSTKTAKAGGCLSIQDCYGAVKKWFLKDGFFDFLDKELQSFQYDKEDYAGLPFDFCGGYIGFIGYNLKVECGASSNSHQSTTPDACLFFADNLIVIDHHNGDVYVLSIHDEHHLDSKRGAKSWLVETERRLLKLTTKATEPPNKPKLPTRSSCQHEANFVVDKSRHQYIKDVQKCLEFIRDGESYELCLTTQMRKKVHNINSLNLYLKLRDRNPAPYAAWLNFTQEDLCICCSSPERFLQLDGHGTLEAKPIKGTIARGRTPEEDEILKLQLQYSEKDQAENLMIVDLLRNDIGRVCEPGSVHVPSLMELQSYATVHTLVSTIQGKRKSDITPVQCVKAAFPGGSMTGAPKLRSMELLDSLESCSRGVYSGCIGFFSYNQTFDLNIVIRTIVIHKGEASIGAGGAIVALSNPEDEHAEMMLKAKAPTNVVQEFINELDFHEEISR; encoded by the exons ATGGCGACGAGCTTCGTGATACGCTCCTCCTTCTCGCCATCGATCCTGAGATCGGGAGCTGCTTCCTCGCCGCCGAGATCACCCGCATCGATGTGCTTGCGCCGCCGTGATAGCTGGGAGGACACGCCGGTGCGCACGCTGCTAATCGATAACTATGATAGCTACACCTACAACATCTTCCAAGCGCTGTCCGTCGTCAATCGTG TGCCTCCTGTTGTTGTTCGCAATGATGAATGGACGTGGGAGTATGCTCGGTATTGTTTGTATGATGAGAAGGCTTTTGATAACATTGTTATTTCCCCTGGACCTGGATCTCCCACATGCAGTGTAGACATAG GTATATGCCCACAGATACTTCTTGAATGCAAGGATGTCCCTGTTTTGGGTGTTTGTCTGGGCCATCAG GCCCTGGGATTTGTTCATGGTGCTCGAATTGTCCATGCTCCTGAACCGGTTCATGGCCGGTTGAG TGAGATTGAGCATACAGGTTGCTGTCTTTTCAGCAATATCCCATCTGGGAGAAGATCAGGATTTAGG GTTGTTCGCTATCATTCACTTATTATAGACCCAGAATCGCTTCCTAGTGAACTCATTCCCACAGCATGGACTTCTTCATTGGCCACGCTTTCATTTCTTGAGGCCCAAGAATCATGCATGAAGCATCATCCACTCCATTCTCCTGATTTCGCCTCAGCTGTAATGGAAGGCTTGGAATTGTCAAGGCATGCTACTTTGGAAGATTGTAAATGTTCAAAAATCCTTATGGGTGTAATGCACCATACTTGGCCTCATTATGGTTTGCAG tttcatCCTGAAAGTGTTGCTACAAGTCATGGAAGGCAAATATTCCAGAACTTCAAAAAGATAACAGTGGACTATGGATTAAGATCATCTCAACATTATGGAAGAAAGGTTCATGCTTGTGGTAAATCGCGATTGTTTCAA GTCTTTCATCCATCTTTATCAGCCAAGGAACCTAACAATGGCAAACCATTAAATGACAACCTAATGGATTTCAAATCACCTTTATCTGGAAATTCAATAGATGACCTTAACAAGGGGGATAAGAAGCATTTGAGATTGGAGTGGAAGAAAATCAATTGCTTACTGAATCAAGTTGGTGGACCAGAAAACATATTTTGCAAGCTGTTTGGTGATAAGTGTGGCAAAGACGCTTTTTGGTTGGATAGCTCCTCAACAGACCAG AAGAGAGCACGGTTTTCATTCATGGGGGGTAAAGGAGGACCAATGTGGAAGCAAATCACATTTCGACTTTCTGATAAAAG TACAAAGACTGCCAAAGCTGGGGGGTGCTTATCAATTCAAGATTGTTATGGGGCTGTAAAGAAATGGTTCTTAAAGGATGGCTTTTTCGATTTCTTAGACAAG GAACTTCAATCATTCCAATATGACAAAGAAGATTATGCTGGGTTGCCATTTGATTTTTGTGGTGGATATATTGGTTTCATTGG GTATAATCTAAAAGTTGAATGTGGTGCATCATCCAACTCGCATCAATCAACAACTCCGGATGCTTGTTTATTCTTTGCTGACAACCTTATAGTAATTGATCACCACAATGGAGATGTATATGTTCTTTCCATTCATGATGAGCATCATTTAGATTCTAAAAGGGGAGCGAAGTCATGGTTGGTTGAAACTGAGAGGAGGCTCCTTAAGTTGACTACTAAGGCTACTGAACCACCAAATAAGCCGAAATTACCAACTAGATCATCATGCCAACATGAGGCAAACTTTGTAGTGGATAAATCAAGGCATCAATATATCAAAGATGTACAGAAGTGTCTGGAATTCATTAGAGATGGTGAAAGCTATGAGTTATGTCTAACAACACAAATGAGGAAAAAGGTCCATAACATAAATTCACTGAATCTCTATCTTAAATTAAGAGATCGAAATCCAGCTCCATATGCTGCTTGGCTTAATTTTACCCAAGAAGATTTATGCATCTGTTGCTCCTCTCCTGAGAGATTTTTACAGCTGGATGGGCATGGTACTCTGGAAGCAAAACCCATCAAAGGTACAATTGCTCGTGGCAGAACCCCAGAAGAAGATGAGATTCTTAAATTACAACTGCAATACAG TGAAAAAGATCAGGCAGAGAACCTAATGATAGTCGATCTTCTGAGGAACGATATTGGCCGGGTCTGTGAACCAGGCAGTGTGCATGTCCCTAGTCTAATGGAGTTGCAATCATATGCGACGGTACACACTCTGGTCAGTACTATCCAAGGAAAGAGAAAGTCAGACATAACCCCAGTCCAATGTGTCAAGGCCGCCTTTCCAGGCGGTTCGATGACCGGGGCACCTAAGTTACGCTCCATGGAACTCCTTGATTCTCTTGAAAGCTGCTCCAGAGGTGTTTACTCAGGCTGCATCGGATTTTTCTCATACAATCAGACATTTGATCTCAACATAGTAATTCGAACAATTGTAATACACAAAGGAGAAGCTTCAATTGGAGCTGGGGGAGCCATTGTAGCTCTATCTAATCCTGAAGATGAGCATGCTGAGATGATGCTGAAAGCCAAAGCACCAACCAATGTTGTTCAAGAGTTCATCAATGAATTGGATTTCCATGAAGAGATTTCAAGATGA